Proteins encoded together in one Chitinophaga sp. LS1 window:
- a CDS encoding TfoX/Sxy family protein, whose translation MDNDILANRIRERLEDLSNLKEIRMMGGLTFMYNDKILVGVYKGDMMVRIDPAKEHEALERNGCRQMEFNRPMKGYVLVDETGMRTKAEFDYWIELALEHNPNAKSAKKKKK comes from the coding sequence ATGGATAATGATATACTCGCAAACCGTATTCGCGAACGGCTTGAAGACCTCTCCAATTTAAAAGAAATCCGTATGATGGGAGGATTAACCTTCATGTATAATGATAAGATCCTGGTAGGGGTTTACAAGGGAGATATGATGGTGCGGATCGATCCGGCAAAGGAGCATGAAGCGCTGGAGCGAAATGGTTGCAGGCAAATGGAGTTCAATCGCCCTATGAAAGGATATGTGCTGGTAGATGAAACGGGGATGAGAACAAAGGCGGAGTTTGATTACTGGATTGAACTGGCGCTGGAACACAATCCTAATGCGAA
- a CDS encoding cysteine hydrolase family protein: protein MSNTALLVMDMQTAMLGMIPNGAAVTSSVASAIASARNKGIPVIYVVVGFRPGAPEISENNMGFMAAKQMVSHVKPEDFMQIHPDLAPQENEVVTVKRRVSAFAGSDLEVVLRASRIDHIVLTGIATSGVVLSTLREAADRDFRITVLSDGCADREEEVHEFLLTKIFPKQGEVITVAAWK, encoded by the coding sequence ATGAGTAACACCGCTTTATTAGTAATGGACATGCAGACAGCGATGCTGGGCATGATCCCCAATGGCGCTGCGGTAACAAGCAGCGTGGCCAGTGCTATAGCCAGTGCACGGAACAAAGGTATCCCGGTGATTTATGTAGTCGTAGGTTTCAGACCCGGCGCTCCCGAGATCAGTGAAAACAACATGGGTTTTATGGCAGCAAAGCAAATGGTGAGCCATGTAAAGCCGGAAGATTTTATGCAAATACATCCGGATCTGGCACCACAGGAAAATGAGGTGGTGACGGTAAAACGCCGTGTAAGTGCTTTCGCCGGCAGTGACCTTGAAGTTGTACTGAGAGCATCCCGGATCGACCATATCGTATTGACAGGTATTGCAACCAGTGGTGTCGTGCTGTCTACATTGAGAGAGGCGGCAGATAGAGATTTCCGAATTACTGTATTGTCTGACGGATGCGCTGACAGGGAAGAGGAGGTGCATGAGTTCCTGCTGACGAAGATCTTCCCGAAACAGGGAGAAGTGATCACAGTGGCAGCGTGGAAATAA
- a CDS encoding helix-turn-helix domain-containing protein → MQVLPSISLRPFIRHYLFIENPVRTPIRFFTDGNPGIVFCDGEIILEGNYLPPAFAYGQVTHYKDLYYSGSLLIVVFRPYGLHALTGIPATALKDQFIDLSLIFKKPPAREDVNEFFSSLQPHTCSLTQATIDYIDQQKGQLSIPQLQVFTGYQERQLERRFKESVGISPAKYCNIVRTHTFLKSLHKNKRITPLVFENGYCDQSHAIKDFKKLTGLTPRHYLHNNYPLASNFLSRNCTI, encoded by the coding sequence ATGCAGGTGCTGCCTTCCATATCGCTTCGCCCATTTATCCGGCATTATCTATTCATAGAGAATCCTGTCCGGACACCTATTCGTTTTTTCACTGATGGCAACCCGGGTATAGTATTCTGCGATGGCGAGATCATCCTGGAAGGCAATTATTTACCTCCTGCTTTTGCATACGGGCAGGTCACGCATTACAAAGATCTATATTACTCAGGATCGTTATTAATAGTGGTATTCCGGCCTTATGGGTTGCACGCCCTGACGGGTATTCCTGCTACAGCACTGAAAGACCAGTTTATTGATCTCTCATTGATTTTCAAAAAGCCGCCTGCCAGAGAAGATGTCAATGAATTCTTCAGCTCATTGCAGCCCCATACCTGCTCGCTAACACAGGCTACTATAGATTATATTGATCAGCAAAAGGGGCAGCTTTCTATTCCACAGTTACAGGTCTTTACGGGTTATCAGGAAAGGCAGCTGGAAAGACGGTTTAAAGAAAGTGTGGGAATTAGTCCTGCTAAGTATTGTAATATCGTGAGGACGCATACTTTTTTGAAGTCCCTTCATAAGAATAAAAGAATAACCCCACTGGTCTTTGAAAATGGGTACTGTGATCAGTCACATGCCATTAAGGATTTTAAAAAGCTCACAGGCTTAACGCCCCGCCATTACCTGCATAATAACTACCCTTTGGCGAGTAACTTCCTAAGTCGGAATTGTACAATTTAA
- a CDS encoding nitrilase family protein: protein MKVTTVQFEHRSGDKGYNLSVIEKYAATAGSDLIVFHECSITGYTFARHLSREQLWELAEPIPNGPSINALIEIARKYNIAIAAGLFEKEGDHIYKAYVCVDKTGLLAKFRKLHPFINPHLTPGNEYCVFDLHGWKIGMLICYDNNIIENVRATRLLGAEIILMPHVTMCTPSTRPGAGFVDPELWENRLSDPTSLRIEFDGLKGRKWLMKWLPARAYDNGVYCIFANAIGMDDDQLKNGCSMILDPFGDIIAACRALDNDMATALLTKEKLTQAGGHRYLQARRPELYRDIIGGEHVSSQQVVWLTPEK from the coding sequence ATGAAAGTCACTACCGTACAATTTGAACATCGCAGTGGGGATAAGGGGTACAACCTTTCCGTCATAGAAAAATATGCAGCTACGGCCGGATCTGATCTCATTGTATTCCATGAGTGCTCCATTACCGGGTATACCTTTGCCCGTCATTTATCGCGGGAACAATTATGGGAACTGGCGGAGCCGATACCGAACGGGCCTTCTATCAATGCCTTAATTGAAATAGCCCGTAAATACAACATTGCCATCGCCGCAGGTTTATTTGAAAAAGAAGGAGATCATATTTACAAAGCCTACGTGTGTGTAGACAAAACCGGCCTGTTGGCTAAGTTTAGAAAATTACATCCTTTCATTAACCCTCACCTCACACCGGGGAATGAATACTGTGTATTCGACCTCCATGGCTGGAAGATCGGTATGCTGATTTGCTATGATAATAATATAATTGAAAATGTGCGGGCCACGAGATTGCTGGGTGCAGAAATCATCCTGATGCCACACGTTACCATGTGCACGCCTTCCACTCGTCCGGGAGCGGGCTTTGTAGACCCGGAATTGTGGGAGAACAGGTTAAGCGACCCAACGAGTCTCCGCATAGAATTCGACGGCTTAAAAGGCCGCAAATGGCTCATGAAATGGTTGCCAGCCCGGGCGTATGACAACGGGGTATATTGCATTTTTGCCAATGCCATTGGCATGGACGATGACCAGCTTAAAAATGGATGTTCCATGATTCTCGATCCTTTCGGCGATATCATTGCAGCATGTCGTGCACTTGATAATGATATGGCGACAGCACTACTTACAAAAGAAAAACTGACACAGGCAGGAGGGCATCGTTATTTGCAGGCAAGAAGACCGGAATTGTACAGGGATATAATTGGTGGGGAACATGTTTCTTCCCAACAGGTCGTATGGCTGACCCCGGAAAAATAA